Proteins encoded by one window of Glycine soja cultivar W05 chromosome 15, ASM419377v2, whole genome shotgun sequence:
- the LOC114385851 gene encoding U3 small nucleolar RNA-associated protein 25-like — translation MGEMEKGLGNMVVAVDNSGGGFRKGKKVKVREKKKGGNKEEKRKVVDVLESHSMLENDHDEGEGFDNESPRSKVVESLWQDPDVNDSGLTEGSETEEDVGFHSDEEDIGINGQPISEDSLHLSSFDLHLQHNLSKEEIDSQRNRKFSWETPAIGMSNCKWIGTGENILEDLDINSCHGLKSKLSKHWMDAYNRTSGGKDISSPKQKMFFSLCSSYRDILHCNKRPFYLKGLEDTSIMDAYIMHSLNHVFRTRDCEKNDAKLTKLKENADSDRFRDQCFTRPKVLILLPLASIVYRVVKRLIQLTPSAYMVNVEHMDRFSTKFGSEEHKGDIENGKESENAKPHKSSKVADFQILFGGNNEDDFMIGIKFTRKTVKLFSDFHTSDIIIALALCLVNKIEEAGSNKEKDVDFLSSLEVLIIDHADVTSMQNWYHVHTVIEHLNRLPSKQPGTDVMRIRPWYLDDHSRFYRQTVILGFYSNPDVNASFNHQCLNYEGKVKLINECKGVLHKVLPKIRQIYERFNVDSIVEADDARFDYFVKKVLPRINDLDQGGTMLFTNSYFEFIRIRNFLKSQNASFCLLGEYTTQSDISRARVCFYEGKRKILVYTERSHFYHRYKIRGVQNLIIYSLPERKEFYPEIVNMLDGSDNMTCTALFSYLDKLRLERIVGTTPAKRMVVAEKGVFVFCH, via the exons ATGGGAGAAATGGAGAAGGGGTTGGGCAACATGGTAGTGGCGGTTGACAACAGTGGTGGTGGTTTTC GAAAAGGGAAGAAGGTAAAggtaagagaaaaaaagaaaggaggTAACAAGGAGGAAAAAAGGAAAGTTGTTGACGTCCTTGAATCTCATAGCATGCTGGAGAATGACCATGATGAAGGGGAAG GGTTTGACAATGAGTCTCCTAGGAGCAAAGTTGTGGAAAGTTTGTGGCAAGATCCTGATGTCAATGATTCTGGATTAACAGAAGGTTCTGAAACTGAAGAAGATGTTGGGTTTCATTCAGATGAAGAGGATATTGGAATTAATGGCCAACCAATTTCTGAAGATTCATTGCATTTGAG CTCTTTCGATTTACATTTGCAACATAATTTATCCAAAGAAGAAATTGACAGCCAAAGGAATAGGAAATTTAGCTGGGAGACTCCAGCTATTGGCATGTCAAATTGCAAGTGGATag GAACTGGAGAGAACATTTTGGAg GATTTGGATATCAATTCTTGTCATGGTCTCAAATCAAAGTTGTCCAAGCATTGGATGGATGCTTACAACAGGACATCTGGAGGCAAAGATATTAGTTCACCTAAACAGAAGATGTTTTTCTCCCTTT GCAGCAGCTACCGGGATATACTTCACTGTAACAAGAGGCCTTTCTATCTCAAAGGCCTTGAAGACACAAGCATCATGGATGCATACATAATGCATTCT CTCAATCATGTCTTCAGAACTAGAGACTGTGAAAAAAATGATGCCAAACTGACCAAGCTTAAAGAGAATGCTGATAGTGATAGATTTCGAGATCAGTGTTTTACTCGTCCTAAG gttttaattttattgccATTGGCAAGTATTGTGTACCGTGTTGTGAAGAGGCTTATACAGCTTACACCTTCTGCCTACATG GTCAATGTTGAACATATGGATCGTTTTTCCACTAAATTTGGAAGTGAAGAACATAAAGGTGATATAGAAAATGGCAAAGAGTCTGAAAATGCAAAACCTCACAAGTCTTCCAAAGTGGCGGACTTTCAAATACTTTTTGGTGGTAATAATGAGGATGACTTTATGATTGGCATCAAATTTACTAG GAAGACAGTCAAGTTGTTTAGTGATTTCCATACCTCTGACATTATCATTGCTTTAGCACTTTGCTTGGTTAAT aaaattgaaGAGGCTGGGAGTAATAAGGAAAAAGATGTagattttctttcttccttagAG GTTCTGATCATTGATCATGCAGATGTGACATCAATGCAG AATTGGTATCATGTGCATACAGTTATTGAACACTTGAACCGCTTACCATCTAAGCAGCCTGGAACAGATGTAATGCGCATTAGACCATG GTATCTTGATGATCATTCCAGATTTTACAGGCAAACAGTAATACTGGGTTTTTATTCAAATCCAG ATGTAAATGCTTCATTCAATCATCAGTGCCTTAATTATGAAGGGAAG GTGAAATTGATCAATGAATGTAAAGGTGTCTTACATAAAGTGCTACCCAAGATACGACAA ATTTATGAACGATTTAATGTAGACTCTATAGTAGAAGCTGATGATGCCCgatttgattattttgttaaaaag GTTTTACCCAGAATAAATGATTTAGATCag GGAGGGACCATGTTGTTTACCaattcttattttgaatttattcgAATCCGAAATTTTTTGAAGTCACAAAATGCCTCCTTTTGTCTGCTTGGGGA gtATACAACCCAAAGTGATATTTCTCGTGCGCGTGTTTGTTTCtatgaaggaaaaagaaaaattttggtTTACACTGAGAGATCTCACTTTTACCACAGATATAAG ATTCGTGGGGTTCagaatttaatcatttattcacTCCCAGAGAGGAAGGAGTTTTACCCTGAG ATTGTGAATATGCTTGATGGGTCTGACAATATGACATGCACTGCTCTTTTTTCCTACCTTGACAAGCTTCGG CTGGAAAGAATTGTTGGAACTACTCCAGCCAAAAGGATGGTGGTTGCGGAGAAAggtgtttttgttttctgccATTAG